A single genomic interval of Juglans regia cultivar Chandler chromosome 1, Walnut 2.0, whole genome shotgun sequence harbors:
- the LOC118348664 gene encoding uncharacterized protein LOC118348664: MVVLLEPFQNFDKAQSYMRALHFDNVISNEEVGGKIWVLWMNDLTIQIIRMTSQFLSLSIAKGQFQFLGNFIYAKCNMMDRRVLWEDLRWNSMNEDPCLFAGDFNIICMDLEGRGGRSRPIAAMDHFNQWIHEGDLIDLSSHSSKFSWCNGQSGLARAWAKLDRVLLDANLMSFFPNASCSYLPRTTSDHCSMLIELLKDPYSYGPPPFRFQQMWVEHPEFIDFVKQVWSVPVVGTGLVNLAFKLKKVKVALCEWNKWVFGRTNAHIESLEVKVEGLEGCLQREWDIVAERELVVASVELSSWRCREDIRLAQMAKIKWNMEADRNAKFFHV; this comes from the coding sequence ATGGTAGTTTTGTTGGAGCCTTTCCAGAATTTTGATAAAGCTCAATCTTACATGCGGGCTCTTCACTTTGATAATGTAATATCTAATGAAGAAGTTGGTGGGAAAATATGGGTATTGTGGATGAATGATTTAACTATACAGATTATTCGGATGACATCGCAGTTCTTGTCTTTAAGTATAGCTAAGGGTCAGTTTCAGTTTTTGGGTAActttatttatgcaaagtgtaataTGATGGATAGGCGGGTTTTATGGGAGGACTTGAGGTGGAATAGTATGAATGAGGatccttgtttgtttgctggcgactttaacattatttgtatgGATTTGGAAGGGAGGGGTGGTCGTTCTAGGCCAATAGCAGCAATGGATCATTTTAACCAATGGATTCATGAGGGTGATTTAATTGATTTAAGTTCACATAGTAGtaaattttcttggtgtaatggtcagagTGGATTAGCTAGAGCTTGGGCTAAGCTGGATCGTGTTTTATTGGATGCTAATTTAATGTCTTTTTTCCCTAATGCATCTTGTTCGTATTTACCAAGGACGACTTCGGATCATTGTTCCATGCTGATAGAACTTCTTAAGGATCCTTATTCCTATGGTCCTCCTCCATTTagatttcaacaaatgtgggttgagcacCCAGAATTTATAGATTTTGTAAAGCAGGTGTGGTCTGTGCCGGTGGTTGGGACAGGTCTTGTTAATCTTGCTTTTAAGCTTAAAAAGGTTAAGGTGGCTCTTTGTGAATGGAATAAGTGGGTGTTTGGTAGGACCAATGCTCATATTGAATCTTTGGAAGTGAAGGTTGAGGGTCTTGAAGGGTGTCTGCAAAGAGAGTGGGATATAGTTGCCGAGAGGGAGCTTGTGGTGGCCTCGGTTGAGTTGTCCTCTTGGAGATGTAGGGAAGATATCAGATTAGCTCAAATggctaaaataaaatggaacatGGAAGCTGATCGTAAtgctaaattttttcatgtgtga
- the LOC118348667 gene encoding uncharacterized mitochondrial protein AtMg00860-like, with translation MTNRVFRTYLDSFVIVFFDDILIYSKSEREHRQHPCLALERLREHKLYAKFSKCEFRLKEVRFLGHVISSEGVSVDPNKVEIVVDWKRLTSVHEKRSFLGLAGYYRHFIQGFSKLSGSLTALTRKNVKYVWSKECERSFVELKEMLTTAPVLALPKPHRPYIVFSDVSKLGL, from the coding sequence ATGACGAACCGAGTATTCAGAACCTATCTAGATAGCTTTGTAATCGTattctttgatgatatattgatcTACTCTAAAAGTGAAAGAGAGCATAGGCAGCATCCCTGTTTGGCTTTGGAAAGGCTAAGAGAACACAAGTTGTACGCCAAGTTTAGTAAGTGTGAATTTCGGCTTAAGGAGGTGAGATTTTTAGGGCATGTGATCTCTAGTGAAGGAGTGTCAGTAGATCCTAATAAGGTGGAAATTGTGGTAGATTGGAAACGTTTGACTAGTGTGCATGAGAAAAGGAGCTTTCTAGGTCTAGCTGGATATTATCGGCATTTCATTCAAGGGTTTTCTAAGTTATCAGGATCCCTTACTGCCCTGACTAGGAAGAACGTTAAGTACGTTTGGTCGAAAGAATGTGAGCGTAGTTTTGTGGAGCTAAAGGAAATGCTCACAACCGCACCAGTACTGGCTTTACCTAAACCCCATAGGCCTTACATTGTATTTAGCGATGTGTCTAAGTTAGGACTCTGA